One genomic window of Micromonospora sp. WMMD1128 includes the following:
- a CDS encoding SCO5389 family protein, with protein sequence MSLTVPPALLHAAETGAIDEEAFVTCVRDSLPYAWETVSRVVADLETSDADFTDNLVPPPGETERGQLLRALASDAIRAGLERHFGVKLAFQNCHRVAAFRPSAADSEAYRRFTSSRGQLLNQSPTLRNC encoded by the coding sequence ATGTCGCTCACCGTTCCGCCCGCCCTGCTGCACGCCGCCGAGACCGGCGCGATCGACGAGGAGGCGTTTGTCACCTGCGTCCGCGACTCCCTGCCGTACGCCTGGGAGACGGTCAGTCGGGTGGTCGCCGACCTGGAGACGTCCGACGCCGACTTCACCGACAACCTCGTCCCGCCGCCGGGCGAGACCGAGCGCGGGCAACTGCTGCGCGCCCTCGCCAGCGACGCGATCCGCGCCGGCCTGGAACGCCACTTCGGGGTGAAGCTGGCGTTCCAGAACTGCCACCGGGTGGCCGCGTTCCGGCCGTCCGCCGCCGACTCCGAGGCGTACCGCCGCTTCACCTCCAGCCGCGGCCAACTGCTCAACCAGTCACCGACGCTGCGCAACTGCTGA